The sequence below is a genomic window from Nostoc flagelliforme CCNUN1.
TTTATCGCTGGCAAAAAGCCGGAATTTGGAACCAAATCTTAGCCCACCTACAAGCGATGCCTGCGGCGGGCTACGCCTACGCTTCTCTAGAAGGAAGGCTGGACTGGGAAGTTCATTACGTTGATGGAACGGTTATACGCGCCCATCAGCACGCCGCAGGTGGAATATTGGGGCGATGAACACGAAAAATTAGGTCGTTCTCGTGGTGGTTTCAGTACAAAAATACACATTCGCTGTGAGGGGAAAGGTAAACCAATAACTTTTATTCTTAGTCCAGGTCAAAGAAATGAGTCAATTTTTCTAGAACAATTGATGGAACAAGGAGCAGTCAAGCGTTCTGGTCGGGGTCGTCCGCGTTTACGTCCTTTGAGATTGGTTGGAGACAAAGGCTATACAGGTCGTCGAATACGTAATTACTTACGCCGTCGTGGTATTCGTCTTACGATCCCACGACTCTCAAATGAACCACGTCGAGGTTCTTTTAGCCGTGAAATTTACCGTCAACGCAATATTGTTGAACGCGCTATCAATAGAACTCTTGCAGTTTCGCCGCATCGCTACCCGATATGAGAAACTTGCTGCAAATTATACAGCCATGATTACGATCGCCTCCATTCTCTTGTGGTTATAGTTTGAAAACACGCCCTAGCTCCAAAACCACTACTTCTGCCAAACACCACGTAGCTCTCCCCAGCAAGGGATTTGTCGTTGGGGGAGGCAAGTACTGCCCCGATAATTAGGTCGTCGATGCCGTCGCCGTTGATGTCTCCAGCATTGCTAACCGAGGAGCCTGAGAAGTCACCCTCGTTAATGCCGTTGATTGCAAAGCCGTTGCTGCCGTCCAGAGATGAGAGGTTAAAGCTAGCTTCAAAACCACTATTGCTGCCAAACACCACGTAGCTCTCCCCTGATCTGAATTGATCGTTGGGGGAGGCAAGTACTGCCCCGATAATTAGGTCGTCGATGCCGTCGCCGTTGATGTCTCCAGCATTGCTAACCGAGGAGCCTGATGAGTCAAATGTATTAATGCCGTTGATTGCAAAGCCGTTGCTGCCGTTCAAAGATGAGAGATTAAAGCGATCTCCAAAGCCACTGCTGCTGCCAAACACCACATAGCTTTCCCCAGCAGTGTCATTGCTGTTGGGGTCGGCATATCTTGCCCCAATAATTAGGTCCTCGAAGCCGTCGCCGTTGATGTCTCCAGCATTGCTAACCGAGGAGCCTGAGAAGTCACCCTCGTTAATGCCGTTAATCACAAAGCCGTTGCTGCCATCCAGGGACGAGAGATTGAAGCTAGCTCCAAAGCCACTGTTGCTGCCAAACACCACGTAGCTTTCCCCGGCAGCGTCATTACTGTTGGGGTCGGCACCATTTGCCCCGATAATTAGGTCGTCGAAGCCGTCGCCGTTGAAGTCTCCGGCATTGCTGACTGAGTAGCCTGAGAAGTCACGCTCATCAATACCATTCAGCACGAAGCCGTTGCTGCCGTTGAGGTCAGATAAGTTGAAAGCAGAAATCAAGGTGGGTGGGTCATTCACGCCGTTGATGGTCAGGTTGACGCTAGCTGTACTGGTAAAACTGCGATCGCTGATAGTATAGGTGAAGTTGTCGCTGCCGGTTTCACCTACACCCAAAGTTTCAAATTGACCATTGGGGTTGTAAGTAAAAGTGCCATCAGCATTGAGAGTCAGTAAAGCACCAGAACTTAGGGTAATAGGAGTGCCAACAGTCATCCTACTACCATTGACATTTGTCACCGTCAAGGGATTGCTATCCGGGTCGCTGTCGTTGGCTAACACTGAAATGTTAAAGGCAGTATCTTCGTTAGTAGTAGCTGTGTCGGCAACTGCGACTGGAGGTTGATTAGGAGTTGTAGTAGTAGTGGCAAAGCCAAAAATGACGTATCTCTTTCCATCAGGTTTAGTGTAGATTCGATCAAAACCTTGCCCGATACTCACGTCATCAAAGCCGTCACCGTTGAAATCTCCGCCACTGCTGACGGAGTAGCGTGAGTAGCTATCTACGTTAATGGCTTTAATCCCCAAGCCGTTGCTGCCGTTGATATCCGAGAGATTGAGAACTGCTCCAAAGCCACCGCTGCTGCCAAACACTACGTAGTTCTGCTCAGAATATTTTGCGCCGATAATTAGGTCATCAAGGCCGTCACCGTTGAAATCTCCGGCACTGCTGACGGAGGAGCCTAAACCCTGACCTGGAATAATCGGGTTGATTACGAAGCTGTTGCTGCTGTTGAGGTCTGAGAGACTGAGGACTGCTCCAAAGCCGCTGCTGTTGCCAAACACTACGTAGCTTTCCCCAACAGTCTCCGGTCCACGGATGTTATTTGTTGTCCAGATAACTAGGTCATCAAAACCGTCACCGTTGAAGTCTCCGGCGCTGCTGAGTCTTCCATCAATGTCGTTGATAAAGCCGTTGATGTCTCTGGCACTACTAGATGATGCGTCTGGGTAAGGCCAAGCGATCGCAAAACCATTGTTGCCATCGAGGTCAGAAAGGTTGAAAACTGCTGGATTTGGTGCCATTGCTCTTGATTCCTCTAAATTATTAGAAATTTTGATCCGATCCCACCGTCACTACCCGCCGAATTTCGTCGCTGCGAAATCCGATCGCCATTGGACGACGTACCCCCAAGAGTGCTACCACATCGTACAATTCCAGTACCACCCCCTCTATTCGCAGGGAATGGACAATATCGCCGCTTCTCAGGTCAATCACTAGTAACCCACAGCGAGGCTCAACGTTTTTCTGTTGCAATTTACCGTCTAGGGGCAAGCCGCTAAAGGTCTTGTTATGCCTGGGTTGAGAAATTCCCACTACCGCAAAGTCGCCATGAAATGTACAACCGCGCAGATATCCCGGACAGAAGGCGACTGGCTCAAACACTCCCCGGTTTAAATCGACAAAGCCAAACTCTCCCGCGCCTGAGTTGAGCAGCCAGAGTTTTTCCTGATGCCAACGGGGGGAGTGGGGCATAGAAAGCCCCTGCAACACGATTTCATTGCTTTCTACGTCAATGACACAGCCGCCATTTGCCCGATGCTCCCGCCAGCCTTCTCCCACATCTGACTGGCTAACAGCGGTGACGTATTTAGGTTTTCCTTGCTGCATTGCCAACCCATTCAGGTGACATCGATCTTCCGCCGCTAGCTTGCTGATAAAGTTTGGCTTCCACAGAGGAACGAAACTGTGGGTTTTGCTGACTGTTGCTAAACAACTAAATAAGGTATTGACAAATACTAATTTTTGTGGTTCACAATCTTTTTCTTCTGCTCTACTCAAAGCGATGTCGTGAATATCCAAATCTCCCGTCACATAACTCATCTGGGGCAAATAAAGAGCATCGTAGCCTTGGTGGTTTTGTCCGGGTTGGATGATATTTTCAAATCGCCACAGTTGATACAGGGAACTCATATAGAGGCTGTTGCCATTGGCATATAACCCCATGCATCGCTCAAAGCTACGTTCAAATACAGATAATTTACCGTTTGGTTGCAAGCCTATGAAGAATAACTTCCCCGCTTGATAGGTAGTGAAGGACAAACTGAGGTTTTGCTCATACAGCCAAGCAGTAAACTGACGAGAAGCATTGATTTCGAGAGATGGTTTGTTAGTGGTGCTTTCATTGGGATTCACTTGGTTTTGACTCCTTAATAACTCTGGTATTCCGTCGGTGATAATTTTGCCGCAGGGCACGATGCTCCTACTCTTGGACTAAGCTACGCAATATACCAGCAATAGAGGTTCCATTATCTGCTTTGAGCGATCGCACTCCATACATTTCGTACCCAGTGCTTGCTTATTTCAGAAATCTACCAGAGTATTCTCGGAGTCGTTTTAAAACAATAGATGTTTTGTAACATAAAAGTATATTGTATGTAATCTAAAAAATAAAACTTTCAATATCTGTCTAAAGATAGATAGCTTAGTACAGCTTTGCGTAAATCGTAGCTTTTTTAATGCAAGGGGACGCATTGGCATTGTCAGTCGATGCATTGGCATTGCAGAGTATTGCCAAATTTAATTCGCTACGAATTAATGAAATGCTCTACTTAGTCAATAACTAAAATTCTTTTGGGCGGACTCTGCATCTTGACAAAAAAATGAGATGGACATCTTGTCCATCCCACAATAAAAAAGAGAATTTTTGTCATACATAAAACGCTTTGCCTATATTTAAGCTAAAGCGCTTCCCCTAAGTTAAATTTCTCACTATCTATCTAACTAATAATGAGTGCCGGTTTTACGATGGTTAATGGCAGTCACAGCATCAGGCTTGAGTAATTTACCTTCATCCACAGTTGCATACACAACCCAATGGTCGCCACATTCCAGACGTTGGTTGACTGAGCATTCCAAATATGCTAGTGCGTCGGTGAGGACGGTACAGCCGTTATCTGCAACTGCTGTACTAAAGTTGGCAAACCGATCTTCCCCAGGCGCGAAAGATTTACGGAAATGCTTCATGTAGTCTTGATGATTGCCTTCAGGTAGAATATTTAAGGCAAACTTACCGCCTGGATACATCAAAGATTCGATCGCTCGGTCTTTGGCGATCGCAACAGTCAATCCGGGTGGGTTGAAGGTGGCTTGAGAAACCCAAGCGCCTAACATTGCGGTAGACACTTCTCCTTGTTTAGCTGTCACCACGCAGACAGAACCAACGATCCGACCAACAGCCTGTTCTACTGGAGTAGCAGCTTGTTGTGGTACACGTACCTTTTTAGCCTTTTTCAGTGCTTGGGCAAAGTCTGTACCTAGTTCTTCACAGAACTTGAGAGTGACATCATCAGGTTTAAACTTCACCTTTAGGGTGTCAAAGCCAAAGCGATATCCAGCATCCCGGAGTTTACCTTCAATTAAGTCAAAGGCTTCGCCACTCCAGCCATAAGAACCAAAAACCCCAGCGAGTTTGCTGTTGTCACCGCTTGATAGCACAATACCTAAAGCAGTATGAATGGGAGTTGGCGCATGACCACCGATGGTAGGAGAACCAATGATAAAACCCTCTGACTGTGCTAGGTTGATGCGAATTTCATCAGGGGTAGCAAATTCGCAGTTAATCGATTTGACTGCGACTCCACCTTTAGTTAGTCCCAGAGCGATCGCTTGTGCTAAAGTTGCCGTATTGCCGTAAGCTGAAGCATAAAGTAAGGCAACAGAAATCTCGCGATCGTTGTGAGAACGGCTCCACTCTGCATAAGCTTTGGTGAGTTCGATTAAGCTGGTGCGTACCAATGGGCCGTGACCCACAGCATACATTCTCACCTGCAAATCTGATATTTTCTCCAAAGCTGCTTGCACATGAGGAATTTGGGGAGCCATCAGGCAGTTAAAGTAATAACGCTGGTCTTCTTTAAGCGCTTCCCAGTTATCATCAAACAATTCATCACCACAGAGATGAGTTGCAAATAACTTATCTGTGTAGAGAATTTGGGTTTGCTGATCGTAGGTACAAAGCCCTTCCGGCCAACGCGGACTGGGAGTGGGCAAGAATTTTAAAACATGACCCTTGCCTAAATCCAGAGTTTCTTTCCCCCGCATTACCAAGACTTTCAAATCCTGATCTAGGAAAGCAGCACGCAAATTGTTCGCACCAGGAAGAGAACAGACAAAAGTTACCTGTGGTGCCAGTTCTAAAATTGCTTTGAGGGTTGCAACTCGATTGGGACTAAAATGACCCAGGATTATATAATCTAAACTTTGCAAATCTAAAGTCTGCCGCAATGCCTCTAAATAAATTTCGGTAAAGCTTTCTGGCGGTGGATCAAGAAGTGCGGTTTTATCAGCTTCAATTAAATAGCAATTGGAGGTAGTACCTCTTTCAAGTGCGTATTCAATTTCAAACCGCAGACGTGACCAGCTACGTGCTTTGATCGCCTTAGTATTTGTAGCAATTGGTAAAACTTGTACGTCGCGTGGCTTGGAATTGGTCATAGCTGTTAAAAGTTGGGGAATTGGGCATTGGGCATTGGGCATTGGGAATTGGGAATCGGGCATTGGACATTGGGGAAGATGAGGGGAATGAAGGAGACAGGGAAAATAACCCCTGCCCTATGCCCCATGCCCTATGCCCCATTCCCAATGCCCAATCTTTAGTAGTAATTACCTACTTTGCGATGACGAACGGCTGTCAATGCATCGTTTTTGGAGACACGACCTTCTTGGACGGTGCAATATAAAATCCAGTGGTCACTGCATTCCATGCTGCTCTGGATTTCACATTCCATGTATGCCAGAGCATCAGTTAGAATTGGGGAACCGTTTTTCGCGGTTTGAGTTTTTACCCCAGCAAAGCGATCAGCACCAGGATGCAAGCGCTTGAGGAAGTGCTTTTTAAGTTCTTGATAATTGCCTTCTTCCAAAACGTTGAGGACGAAGCGATCGCCTACTTGCATTAAGGAATCAATGGCGCGGTCTTTCGCAACGGCAATTGTCAATCCTAAGGGTTGCAAACTCGCTTGCGTTACCCAGGATGCCAGCATTGCACTTGAGACATTATCTTTTTTAGTAGTGACTATATATAGTCCACTGCTAATGCGACCCAGCGCCTTTTCCATGTTGACATCAAGCGACTTGATTTGCTTGATGTTGCGATCGCGCACCAGCAATTGTCCGATGTCTTTACCCGCTTCTTCACACAACTGGAATGTTGATGCGCTGGGAACCTCTTTAATCCGAATGGGTGGGAAAGCTTCTTTGATGCCAGAGTTGAGAAATTGTCTGCGGAGTGTATCAATGGGTTCATCATCCCCACCGTAACATTCAAACAGCCCAATCAATTGCTTGTTCTTGGCGACAGCTAGTACCGAACTCATACCAGCTTGGGCGGCGGCAGAAGTAGTCGGAGGCATACCAATAATAATGCCAGATGCTCTCCCGGCTAGTTCTTGAATTTCTTGGCTCTCAGCAGTACTCAGATCCAGTACTTCTACTCCAATGCCAGTTTTCAGTATACCTTCGGCAATTGCGTGACCAAGGCGTTCGCCATACCCATAATCTGAGACAAAAAACAAGCCAACTGTTGTTTCTGCTTTAGCTTGTTTTTGGCTCCAATTTTCGTAGCACCCGGTTAGAACATCTAAATGGTGGTATAATAGCGGGCCGTGACCGTTGGCGATAATATTAATCTTCCCAAGATCACCCATCCGCTTCATCGCATTCAGCAGCGAACGAGCGTTAGGGCCCATTAAGCAGTCGTAGTAAAATCTAAAGTCAGCTTCGATCGCTTCTAAATCTTCGTCGAAGGTGCGATCGTCACAAAAATGCATCCCAAAAGCATCACAGGTGTAGAGAATTTGGGTTTTGCGGTCAAAGCTAAAGATTGTATCCGGCCAGTGCAGGTTAGGCGCACTCACGAATTCCATTTCGTGTCCTTTGCCGATATCGATGCGATCGCCAGTTTTGACAACCCTCTTCGAGAAAGGATCGTGCACCAAACCTTCTAAAAACTGAAGCGCAACTTTTGATGCTAAAACGGTAGCTCTAGGAGCTAATTGAAGAACATCTTCCACCAAGCCACTATGGTCTGGCTCTGTGTGGCTGACAATTATGTAATCAATTGTTTTGGGGTTAACAAGACCTTTTAGAGTCTCTAAATACAGATCGCGAAACTTCTGGTGAGAAGTATCAATCAAAACTGTTTGTTCACCCCTAATTAGATATGAATTGTAGGTTGTGCCGTTTTGCAGTCCGAATTCGATATCGAAGCGATCGCGATCCCAATCAAGAGAGCGAATCGCTGTTGTGTTAGGGGCAATTTCTACAGTTTGTATAGTTAACCGATGCTGAACGTTCTCTGCGATCGCTACCATTATTCGTCTCCGAGCGCAAATTAACAGGTTTTTTTTCTGCCCCCATTATCGCTATTATTTTTTTTTTAAGTTGTAATGAATATCAGTTTTTGAAAAATTTAACTTGTATCAATTATTGCTGTTTTTTAGCAAAAAATATGACTAAAAAAATATACTAAATATTAATTTATTCCTCAGAATTTACCGAGTATTTGATTTTGCTATTTATTTGATTTCATCCTAATGCAAAAAGATTATATTTATTATCTTAAAAATTTAAATAATATATCCATAAATTTTATTGTAACCTTTTTTTTGAAATGAGGTATGAATGCCAAGGAAATAGCAGGGTTCACAAACATATTTTATAATTGTGGTATAAAATATTGATATGTTGCAAAATCGAGGTATTAATATAATAGATTTAGATACCAATCATCAAAAGTTACTTTTTTATAAAACCCTTTCTTATTAAGTAGGAAAAGTGGGAAAAGTAGGAAAGGTAGGAAAGGTGGGAAAAGTAGGAAAGATAATAAAAGTAAGATAAACTTTATCTCCGTTTTTATCGCGCATCAAATAACCTGTTAGCACTGTTTTTTCTAATGGATACACAATATATTTTGTCTCAACCAAGAATATTGCTATGTGAAATATAAACTTTATGTAAAGCTGAGAAGACAAATATTTCTATGAAGATAATGAAGGCAAATTTCCAGAGACGACGAGGAGAAAAAGGAACTAAGGTTGTACATCTTTTCCTGGCTATCCAAATGTAAACTAGCTGAAAAATCATTTTTAAAGTTTAGATAAATCTCCGTAAGCATACGAATAATCTAATATATTTAATGATACAGTTCTTGATTATGGGCTTTAAACATTAATCAGGGCAACGCCAATAAATTCTTATTGTCATAGCTGAAAGCTACAGCTTCTAAGTATGTAACAAATTTGCCTATACATGTTAATGGTGTCATTTATGATCTACTTAACTTTTTATAAAAATCCATTCTCGATGATAAATTGCAAACTTTGATAGTGTTCTCAAGCCAATTACTTCTCGCGTAACAGCCTTTTAGACGCCGACATTCTTAATGCTTGTAATTCAGCTTTTAGAACGTGTTATTAAATACGTAAGCGATTAACTATATAGGCGTGAATAGACATAAAAAAATGGCAAAAATTGACTGACT
It includes:
- a CDS encoding TIGR03032 family protein — protein: MPCGKIITDGIPELLRSQNQVNPNESTTNKPSLEINASRQFTAWLYEQNLSLSFTTYQAGKLFFIGLQPNGKLSVFERSFERCMGLYANGNSLYMSSLYQLWRFENIIQPGQNHQGYDALYLPQMSYVTGDLDIHDIALSRAEEKDCEPQKLVFVNTLFSCLATVSKTHSFVPLWKPNFISKLAAEDRCHLNGLAMQQGKPKYVTAVSQSDVGEGWREHRANGGCVIDVESNEIVLQGLSMPHSPRWHQEKLWLLNSGAGEFGFVDLNRGVFEPVAFCPGYLRGCTFHGDFAVVGISQPRHNKTFSGLPLDGKLQQKNVEPRCGLLVIDLRSGDIVHSLRIEGVVLELYDVVALLGVRRPMAIGFRSDEIRRVVTVGSDQNF
- a CDS encoding diflavin flavoprotein, with amino-acid sequence MTNSKPRDVQVLPIATNTKAIKARSWSRLRFEIEYALERGTTSNCYLIEADKTALLDPPPESFTEIYLEALRQTLDLQSLDYIILGHFSPNRVATLKAILELAPQVTFVCSLPGANNLRAAFLDQDLKVLVMRGKETLDLGKGHVLKFLPTPSPRWPEGLCTYDQQTQILYTDKLFATHLCGDELFDDNWEALKEDQRYYFNCLMAPQIPHVQAALEKISDLQVRMYAVGHGPLVRTSLIELTKAYAEWSRSHNDREISVALLYASAYGNTATLAQAIALGLTKGGVAVKSINCEFATPDEIRINLAQSEGFIIGSPTIGGHAPTPIHTALGIVLSSGDNSKLAGVFGSYGWSGEAFDLIEGKLRDAGYRFGFDTLKVKFKPDDVTLKFCEELGTDFAQALKKAKKVRVPQQAATPVEQAVGRIVGSVCVVTAKQGEVSTAMLGAWVSQATFNPPGLTVAIAKDRAIESLMYPGGKFALNILPEGNHQDYMKHFRKSFAPGEDRFANFSTAVADNGCTVLTDALAYLECSVNQRLECGDHWVVYATVDEGKLLKPDAVTAINHRKTGTHY
- a CDS encoding Ig-like domain-containing protein, with amino-acid sequence MAPNPAVFNLSDLDGNNGFAIAWPYPDASSSSARDINGFINDIDGRLSSAGDFNGDGFDDLVIWTTNNIRGPETVGESYVVFGNSSGFGAVLSLSDLNSSNSFVINPIIPGQGLGSSVSSAGDFNGDGLDDLIIGAKYSEQNYVVFGSSGGFGAVLNLSDINGSNGLGIKAINVDSYSRYSVSSGGDFNGDGFDDVSIGQGFDRIYTKPDGKRYVIFGFATTTTTPNQPPVAVADTATTNEDTAFNISVLANDSDPDSNPLTVTNVNGSRMTVGTPITLSSGALLTLNADGTFTYNPNGQFETLGVGETGSDNFTYTISDRSFTSTASVNLTINGVNDPPTLISAFNLSDLNGSNGFVLNGIDERDFSGYSVSNAGDFNGDGFDDLIIGANGADPNSNDAAGESYVVFGSNSGFGASFNLSSLDGSNGFVINGINEGDFSGSSVSNAGDINGDGFEDLIIGARYADPNSNDTAGESYVVFGSSSGFGDRFNLSSLNGSNGFAINGINTFDSSGSSVSNAGDINGDGIDDLIIGAVLASPNDQFRSGESYVVFGSNSGFEASFNLSSLDGSNGFAINGINEGDFSGSSVSNAGDINGDGIDDLIIGAVLASPNDKSLAGESYVVFGRSSGFGARACFQTITTREWRRS
- a CDS encoding diflavin flavoprotein, which encodes MVAIAENVQHRLTIQTVEIAPNTTAIRSLDWDRDRFDIEFGLQNGTTYNSYLIRGEQTVLIDTSHQKFRDLYLETLKGLVNPKTIDYIIVSHTEPDHSGLVEDVLQLAPRATVLASKVALQFLEGLVHDPFSKRVVKTGDRIDIGKGHEMEFVSAPNLHWPDTIFSFDRKTQILYTCDAFGMHFCDDRTFDEDLEAIEADFRFYYDCLMGPNARSLLNAMKRMGDLGKINIIANGHGPLLYHHLDVLTGCYENWSQKQAKAETTVGLFFVSDYGYGERLGHAIAEGILKTGIGVEVLDLSTAESQEIQELAGRASGIIIGMPPTTSAAAQAGMSSVLAVAKNKQLIGLFECYGGDDEPIDTLRRQFLNSGIKEAFPPIRIKEVPSASTFQLCEEAGKDIGQLLVRDRNIKQIKSLDVNMEKALGRISSGLYIVTTKKDNVSSAMLASWVTQASLQPLGLTIAVAKDRAIDSLMQVGDRFVLNVLEEGNYQELKKHFLKRLHPGADRFAGVKTQTAKNGSPILTDALAYMECEIQSSMECSDHWILYCTVQEGRVSKNDALTAVRHRKVGNYY